The following are encoded in a window of Candidatus Fluviicola riflensis genomic DNA:
- a CDS encoding transcriptional regulator, which produces MNKKAQNRIKAVLAEQGKTNNWLAEALGKNRTTVSKWCTNQMQPTIETLFEVAEALDVDVRELLISTK; this is translated from the coding sequence ATGAACAAGAAGGCGCAGAATCGTATCAAGGCAGTTTTAGCTGAGCAAGGCAAAACAAATAATTGGTTAGCAGAAGCTTTGGGCAAAAATCGGACAACAGTTTCAAAGTGGTGTACAAACCAAATGCAACCCACAATTGAAACATTGTTTGAAGTTGCAGAAGCGTTAGACGTGGATGTGCGTGAATTGTTGATTTCTACGAAATAG
- a CDS encoding DNA (cytosine-5-)-methyltransferase — MTLKLTKNKKNITHKDFEVVDLFCGIGGLSHGFVKEDFKVKAGVDFDSSCKFAFEENNSSKFLHRDVKEFSGSELESLYGKSKRKILVGCAPCQPFSIYNHKSSNSENRPEDKWKLLYSFSDLIDETEPDVISMENVPLLATFDNGKVFKDFIHRLEQKEYLVSWSIVNAQDYGVPQRRKRLILFGSKLGAKINLIAPTIENGQYKTVADAISHLPFINDGESHPNDRLHFAKKLNDLNKKRIQSTPEGGSWKDWDESLWLECHKKDSGKDFGSVYGRMKWNDVAPTMTTYCTGISNGRFGHPEQDRAISLREAALIQSFPEDYKFLEPNVEYSAPTLARQIGNAVPVGLGVAVARSIKNHIQDIGKIKK; from the coding sequence ATGACCCTAAAATTGACAAAAAATAAAAAAAATATTACTCACAAAGATTTTGAAGTTGTTGATTTATTCTGTGGAATCGGTGGCTTGTCCCATGGTTTTGTGAAAGAAGATTTTAAAGTGAAAGCTGGGGTTGATTTTGATAGTTCATGCAAATTTGCATTTGAAGAAAATAATTCCTCAAAGTTCCTACACAGAGATGTAAAAGAGTTTAGTGGTTCAGAACTTGAATCCTTATACGGAAAAAGCAAAAGAAAAATATTGGTTGGTTGCGCACCTTGTCAGCCGTTTTCTATTTACAATCATAAAAGTTCAAACAGCGAAAACCGACCTGAAGATAAATGGAAACTTCTGTATTCATTTTCAGATTTAATTGATGAAACCGAACCTGACGTTATTTCTATGGAAAATGTACCACTATTGGCGACATTTGATAACGGAAAGGTATTTAAGGATTTCATACATAGGCTAGAACAAAAAGAATATTTAGTCAGCTGGAGTATAGTTAATGCTCAAGATTATGGGGTTCCTCAAAGAAGAAAACGATTAATTTTATTTGGTTCTAAATTAGGTGCAAAAATTAATTTGATAGCTCCCACTATTGAGAATGGTCAATATAAAACGGTTGCTGATGCAATAAGTCATCTACCATTCATCAATGACGGTGAATCGCATCCGAACGATAGGTTGCATTTTGCAAAAAAACTAAATGATCTAAACAAAAAAAGAATTCAATCCACTCCTGAAGGTGGTTCATGGAAAGACTGGGATGAAAGTCTTTGGTTAGAGTGTCACAAGAAAGATTCCGGTAAGGATTTTGGAAGTGTTTATGGGAGAATGAAGTGGAATGATGTAGCTCCTACTATGACGACGTATTGTACAGGAATCAGTAACGGTCGCTTTGGACATCCTGAACAAGATAGGGCAATTAGTCTTAGGGAAGCGGCATTAATTCAAAGTTTTCCTGAAGATTATAAATTTTTAGAACCTAACGTTGAATATTCAGCTCCCACGCTTGCAAGGCAGATAGGGAACGCAGTTCCCGTCGGATTAGGCGTGGCTGTCGCAAGAAGCATAAAAAATCACATACAAGACATTGGGAAAATCAAAAAATAA
- a CDS encoding CusA/CzcA family heavy metal efflux RND transporter, protein MLDKIIQFSIKNKLMIGIMIVALIGWGTYSLNQLPIDAVPDITNNQVQIITVSPSNGAEDIERFVTFPVEQTMATIPNIEEVRSFSRFGLSVVTVVFKEDVDVYWARQQVSERLNDASKTIPQGMGTPEMAPVTTGLGEIYQYVIHTKKGYEDKYDATELRTIQDWIVRRQLLGVEGVADVSSFGGFLKQYEIALDPDKLKSMNVGVNDVFTALQKNNQNTGGAYIDKKPNAYFIRSEGLIQSINDIEEIVVTTHDDGIPVLIRNVAEVKFGAATRYGAMTRNNDGEVVGAIVMMLKGANSSKVIADVKERMAQIEKTLPEGIVVEPFLDRTKLVNNAIGTVAKNLAEGALIVIFVLVLLLGNFRAGLIVASVIPLAMLFAISLMNLFGVSGNLMSLGAIDFGLIVDGAVIIVEATLHHLQHRNKRTKLSQLEMDQEVYTSASKIRNSAAFGEIIILIVYLPILALVGVEGKMFKPMAQTVVFAILGAFLLSLTYVPMMSALFLSKKISLKRTISDRIIEGCQRAYAPMLRFALKTKVVVVGIAVGLFFFCLFLFSSMGSEFIPTLEEGDFAVETRVLTGSSLSQTIEAATRAGKVLKENFPEVKEVVGKIGSGEIPTDPMPVEACDLMVILKDKSEWTSASTREELAEKMQAELEKHIPGVTFGFQQPIQMRFNELMTGARQDVVIKIYGEDLDKLSKYAKQIGAISQQIEGAQDVYVEQVSGLPQIVIEFKRDKIAQFGLNIEDINTAIRAGFAGEVAGLVFEGEKRFDMVVRLDKVNRQNLDDVRNLFIESPTGAQIPLEQLATIDFKEGPNQIQRDDAKRRIIVGFNVRGRDVESIVEEIQKKVDTEVKFEAGYYPTYGGTFENLQAATARLSIAVPVALLLIFFLLYLTFKSAKQALLIFTAIPLSAIGGVFALWMRGMPFSISAGVGFIALFGVAVLNGIVLIAEFNRLKKEGMKDTVEIIKTGTAVRLRPVIMTALVASLGFLPMALSNGSGAEVQKPLATVVIGGLLTATLLTLLVLPILYYWFEKMKPKVKSVPTVTTVITLLLLSGFGYSQGKTVTLDQAIEAGLTNNKGVIAGNQQVEFQTQYKQTLFEIPKTDVNLMVGQYNSINRSDNNLSISQTIPFPTVFSANSELGNVLIEQSKLKTELTKNELVHQIKQCYFYLQYLHEEQKILIAQDSVFKGFVESSSLREKTGEGTLLEKTTAQTQANEIGNRLAQNKANQSRYLLLLQNLIGSREPISIAETELKEQQLLLASDSNAVAENPELAYIQQQIEVTQSQRKVEIAKGLPDITLGYFNQTLIGTQNVNNQDVYFDGSKRFQGFQVGLAVPLFFNGYSAKVKSANLSTKVAESNLEAYQADLQGKYQQALQEYLNNRNSLEYYKQSALGNAESILLSGQKGYAGGEISYSEYLFSLKTANEIKERYLAILLQTNLSAAKLQYLTGKK, encoded by the coding sequence ATGTTAGATAAAATCATTCAATTTAGTATTAAGAATAAGTTGATGATCGGTATTATGATCGTCGCACTTATCGGATGGGGAACCTATTCCCTCAATCAATTACCAATAGATGCCGTTCCTGACATCACCAATAATCAGGTTCAAATTATTACTGTTTCCCCAAGCAACGGAGCGGAAGACATAGAACGTTTTGTGACTTTTCCTGTGGAGCAAACCATGGCTACGATTCCCAATATTGAGGAAGTTCGCTCATTCAGCCGTTTTGGTCTGTCTGTGGTGACTGTGGTTTTCAAAGAAGACGTTGATGTTTATTGGGCGCGACAGCAAGTGAGTGAGCGCTTAAACGATGCCTCGAAAACTATTCCACAAGGAATGGGAACGCCCGAAATGGCTCCAGTAACTACAGGACTTGGTGAAATTTACCAATATGTAATCCATACAAAAAAAGGATACGAGGATAAATACGATGCTACGGAACTCCGCACCATTCAGGATTGGATTGTGAGACGTCAGTTATTAGGTGTAGAAGGAGTTGCCGATGTAAGTAGTTTTGGAGGCTTTCTAAAACAATACGAAATAGCATTAGACCCTGACAAGCTGAAAAGTATGAACGTTGGTGTCAACGATGTGTTTACAGCTTTGCAGAAAAACAATCAAAATACCGGTGGTGCGTATATCGATAAGAAACCGAATGCTTATTTTATTCGAAGCGAAGGGTTAATTCAATCCATTAACGACATTGAAGAAATTGTTGTTACAACACACGACGATGGTATTCCTGTACTAATACGAAATGTTGCCGAGGTGAAATTTGGAGCTGCAACCCGTTACGGTGCAATGACCCGAAACAATGACGGAGAAGTTGTTGGAGCGATCGTAATGATGTTGAAAGGTGCGAATTCTTCCAAGGTGATTGCTGATGTGAAAGAACGAATGGCTCAAATTGAAAAAACACTTCCCGAAGGAATTGTAGTAGAACCATTCCTTGACCGAACGAAGTTGGTAAACAATGCCATTGGTACAGTTGCTAAAAATCTTGCGGAAGGAGCATTGATTGTCATTTTTGTACTGGTATTGCTTTTAGGAAATTTTAGAGCAGGATTAATTGTTGCTTCGGTCATTCCTTTAGCAATGCTTTTTGCTATTTCACTCATGAACCTATTTGGGGTAAGTGGAAATTTAATGAGCCTTGGTGCAATTGACTTTGGATTGATTGTAGACGGGGCAGTCATAATTGTTGAAGCAACCTTACATCATTTACAGCATCGGAATAAACGAACAAAGTTATCTCAATTGGAGATGGATCAGGAAGTCTATACGTCTGCTTCTAAAATCAGAAACAGTGCGGCTTTCGGTGAAATCATCATATTGATTGTTTACTTGCCAATTCTCGCATTGGTGGGTGTAGAAGGAAAAATGTTCAAACCAATGGCTCAAACAGTAGTGTTTGCCATCCTTGGTGCTTTTCTTCTTTCATTGACTTATGTTCCGATGATGAGCGCTTTGTTTTTGAGCAAAAAGATTTCTTTAAAACGGACTATTTCAGATAGAATCATTGAAGGATGCCAACGAGCATATGCGCCAATGCTTCGCTTTGCCCTAAAGACAAAAGTGGTGGTAGTGGGTATCGCCGTTGGTCTGTTTTTCTTTTGTTTGTTCCTGTTCAGTTCTATGGGATCAGAATTTATTCCAACCCTGGAAGAGGGCGATTTTGCTGTTGAAACAAGGGTTTTAACAGGAAGTAGTTTGTCTCAAACAATCGAAGCAGCTACCAGAGCAGGTAAAGTCTTGAAAGAGAATTTTCCAGAAGTAAAAGAAGTGGTAGGAAAAATAGGTTCGGGAGAAATACCAACAGATCCTATGCCAGTTGAAGCTTGTGATTTGATGGTGATTCTGAAAGACAAATCGGAATGGACAAGTGCTTCAACACGGGAAGAACTGGCTGAAAAAATGCAAGCCGAATTGGAAAAACATATTCCAGGCGTAACCTTTGGGTTTCAACAACCCATTCAAATGCGTTTCAACGAACTAATGACTGGTGCTAGACAAGATGTAGTCATTAAAATCTACGGAGAAGACTTAGACAAACTCAGCAAATACGCTAAACAGATCGGAGCAATCTCTCAACAAATTGAGGGAGCGCAAGATGTGTACGTTGAGCAGGTTTCTGGTTTGCCTCAAATTGTGATTGAGTTTAAGCGGGATAAGATTGCGCAGTTTGGTTTGAACATCGAAGATATCAATACGGCTATTCGCGCAGGATTTGCTGGCGAAGTCGCAGGTTTGGTATTTGAGGGAGAAAAACGATTCGACATGGTAGTGCGCCTTGATAAAGTGAACCGTCAAAATTTAGATGACGTTCGTAATCTGTTTATTGAATCGCCAACTGGAGCACAAATCCCCTTGGAACAATTGGCAACAATTGATTTCAAAGAAGGACCGAATCAGATTCAACGAGATGATGCCAAACGAAGAATCATTGTTGGTTTCAACGTGCGCGGAAGAGATGTAGAAAGCATTGTGGAAGAAATACAGAAAAAAGTCGACACAGAGGTGAAATTTGAAGCAGGTTATTATCCTACTTACGGTGGAACATTCGAAAATCTGCAAGCTGCAACGGCACGTTTATCCATCGCCGTTCCTGTAGCGTTGTTATTGATCTTCTTCTTGTTGTACCTTACCTTTAAATCTGCTAAACAAGCGCTTTTAATCTTTACTGCGATTCCACTTTCTGCAATCGGTGGCGTATTTGCGCTTTGGATGCGTGGAATGCCCTTTAGTATTTCGGCGGGTGTTGGTTTCATCGCCTTATTTGGAGTGGCTGTTTTAAATGGAATTGTACTCATTGCAGAATTCAATCGATTGAAAAAAGAAGGTATGAAAGATACAGTGGAAATCATCAAAACGGGCACAGCCGTTCGTTTACGTCCAGTTATCATGACTGCATTAGTAGCATCGTTAGGGTTTCTTCCTATGGCGCTTTCTAACGGAAGCGGAGCAGAAGTTCAAAAACCATTGGCAACTGTTGTAATTGGTGGTTTACTGACTGCAACATTATTGACCTTATTAGTACTTCCAATTTTGTACTACTGGTTCGAGAAAATGAAACCAAAGGTAAAATCAGTACCAACAGTTACTACTGTTATTACCCTATTGTTGCTTTCTGGTTTTGGTTATTCGCAAGGAAAAACGGTGACTTTGGATCAGGCAATTGAAGCAGGACTCACGAACAACAAAGGTGTTATTGCGGGAAATCAGCAGGTCGAATTTCAAACGCAGTACAAACAAACGCTATTTGAAATTCCGAAAACAGATGTCAATTTGATGGTTGGTCAATACAATAGTATCAACCGTTCCGACAATAATTTGAGTATTTCGCAAACCATTCCGTTTCCGACCGTTTTTTCTGCCAATTCCGAATTAGGGAATGTGCTTATTGAGCAAAGTAAACTGAAAACCGAGTTGACCAAGAATGAATTGGTTCATCAAATCAAACAATGTTATTTCTATTTGCAGTACCTCCATGAAGAGCAGAAAATTCTAATAGCACAAGACAGTGTTTTTAAGGGGTTTGTAGAATCTTCATCCTTACGAGAGAAAACAGGAGAAGGTACATTACTTGAAAAAACAACGGCTCAAACTCAGGCAAATGAAATTGGAAATAGATTGGCGCAGAATAAGGCGAACCAATCGAGATACCTATTGCTTTTGCAAAATCTAATTGGTAGTCGAGAACCTATTTCAATTGCTGAAACCGAGTTAAAAGAGCAACAGCTTCTTTTAGCCAGCGATTCAAACGCAGTTGCCGAGAATCCCGAACTGGCATACATTCAACAACAAATTGAAGTTACCCAAAGTCAGCGAAAAGTAGAAATAGCGAAAGGTTTACCTGATATTACGCTAGGGTATTTCAATCAAACACTAATTGGAACCCAAAACGTAAATAATCAGGATGTATATTTTGACGGTTCAAAACGCTTTCAGGGTTTTCAGGTTGGCTTAGCCGTTCCGTTGTTCTTTAATGGATATAGCGCAAAAGTAAAATCGGCTAATCTGTCAACGAAAGTTGCAGAAAGCAACCTCGAAGCCTATCAAGCAGATTTACAAGGAAAATACCAACAGGCGTTACAGGAATATTTAAACAATAGAAATAGCTTGGAATACTATAAGCAGTCGGCATTAGGAAATGCTGAATCTATTCTGCTAAGTGGTCAGAAAGGGTATGCGGGTGGAGAAATTAGTTATTCTGAATACCTGTTTAGCCTAAAAACGGCTAACGAAATAAAGGAGAGATACCTTGCGATTTTGCTTCAAACCAATCTGAGTGCTGCCAAACTTCAGTACTTGACAGGAAAAAAATAA
- a CDS encoding efflux transporter periplasmic adaptor subunit: MKSFIQSTIVITTLFLASCSSNEKPVEKEEHHENENSVELTAEQYKTIDLQTGSIELKSLSGTIKVNGMLDVPPQNLVSISAPFGGTVKNTELLQGMKVKKGQVIAIIQNPDFIDVQQDYLDYKSQLEYLKLEYERQEELSTGNINAKKTVQKAKSEYESMRARVNGLKARLQLMNISIASIEKGKIQSTSSIISPISGYVTQVNTNIGAFVTPSDVLFKIADTEHLHAELTVFEKDVPKLKVGQKVRFTLANEDKERTATIYLIGREIGSNRTVNIHCHLDKEDNQLLPGMYLKGLVESGSAEVTAVPDKAIVEFEGEKYIFAEVKADHKNEYAFEMIAIKAGVSELGYTEITLPSGKNWQTLKIVINGTYDLLSKLKNGEEEGGHAH, translated from the coding sequence ATGAAATCATTCATTCAATCAACAATAGTCATTACAACCTTGTTTCTTGCAAGTTGTAGTTCGAACGAAAAGCCAGTAGAGAAAGAAGAGCACCACGAAAATGAAAATAGCGTGGAACTTACTGCTGAACAATACAAAACCATTGATCTTCAAACTGGAAGCATTGAATTAAAATCCCTTAGTGGAACCATAAAGGTGAATGGGATGTTAGACGTTCCACCACAAAATTTGGTTTCCATTTCAGCTCCTTTTGGCGGGACGGTGAAAAACACTGAACTTCTCCAGGGCATGAAAGTGAAAAAAGGACAGGTTATCGCAATTATTCAGAATCCCGATTTTATTGATGTTCAGCAAGACTATTTGGATTACAAAAGTCAATTGGAATACTTGAAATTGGAATACGAACGTCAGGAAGAATTGTCTACTGGAAATATCAATGCAAAGAAAACTGTTCAGAAAGCAAAAAGCGAATACGAAAGCATGCGAGCACGCGTAAACGGATTGAAGGCTAGATTGCAGCTCATGAATATCTCTATAGCGTCAATTGAAAAAGGAAAGATCCAAAGTACTTCTTCCATTATTTCTCCCATTAGTGGATATGTCACTCAGGTAAACACCAATATTGGAGCTTTTGTTACGCCATCTGATGTGCTTTTCAAAATTGCAGATACGGAGCATTTACATGCAGAACTGACTGTGTTTGAAAAAGATGTTCCTAAATTAAAAGTTGGACAAAAAGTACGGTTCACCTTAGCCAACGAAGATAAAGAGCGCACAGCAACCATTTATTTGATTGGTCGGGAAATAGGAAGCAATCGCACAGTAAATATTCATTGCCATTTAGATAAAGAAGACAATCAATTACTTCCGGGAATGTACCTGAAAGGGTTGGTTGAAAGTGGAAGCGCAGAAGTAACAGCTGTTCCTGATAAAGCCATTGTAGAGTTTGAGGGAGAAAAGTACATTTTTGCTGAAGTGAAAGCCGATCACAAAAATGAGTATGCGTTTGAAATGATCGCAATAAAAGCTGGGGTAAGTGAATTGGGTTATACTGAAATCACACTGCCTTCAGGGAAGAACTGGCAAACGCTAAAAATTGTAATCAATGGAACTTATGATCTTTTGAGCAAACTGAAAAATGGTGAGGAAGAAGGTGGACATGCTCACTAA
- the cadA gene encoding cadmium-translocating P-type ATPase — translation MKNVDPNHKHTYDAHGKMTCCSLEEKIDVNSGKPHSNSHCCDHDGEEEIKDSTKESNYWFQYVPAFISFALLFAGILFEQVFKPDFFKGTIKLVWYLVAYLPVGVPVMIDAVKSIAKGAFFSEFFLMTIATVGAFFIREYSEGVAVMLFYAVGELFQTAAVNRAKRSIKALLDIRPDTVNVMRNGQLQTVSPSEVQIDEIIQVKSGEKVALDGALISDSASFNTAALTGESKPDNKGKGEAVLAGMINLNSVSDIKVTSLFKDSKLSKILEMVQDATSRKSQTQLFISKFARIYTPIVVFLAVGICLLPYLFVSDYQFNEWLYRSLVFLVISCPCALVISIPLGYFGGIGLASRNGILFKGSNYLDVMTKIDTVVMDKTGTLTKGVFKVQEVVSEGIEQEELVRITASIESKSTHPIASAIVEYAGNSIKTTKVEQVEEISGHGLKGKIDGKEVLAGNLKLLQKFNVAYNSEIETIVETIVVVAIDGKYAGRITIADEIKEDAEQAIKDLKSLQIKTVMLSGDKQSIVDKVAKALSVDEYFGDLLPENKVEKVQTLKDQNRIIAFVGDGVNDAPVVALADAGIAMGGLGSDATIETADIVIQNDEPSKIVTAIKIGRITKKIVWQNIILAMSVKVIVLALGAGGIATLWEAVFADVGVALLAILNAVRIQRMKL, via the coding sequence ATGAAAAACGTAGATCCAAACCATAAACATACTTATGATGCGCATGGCAAAATGACATGTTGTTCGTTAGAAGAAAAGATAGATGTGAATAGCGGTAAACCCCACAGCAATAGTCATTGTTGTGACCATGACGGAGAAGAAGAAATCAAGGATTCAACTAAAGAATCGAATTATTGGTTTCAATATGTTCCTGCATTCATCAGCTTTGCATTGTTGTTCGCTGGAATCTTATTTGAACAGGTTTTTAAGCCTGACTTTTTTAAAGGAACTATCAAACTGGTTTGGTACTTGGTTGCTTATTTGCCTGTTGGTGTTCCTGTAATGATCGATGCGGTAAAATCCATTGCAAAAGGCGCTTTTTTTTCAGAATTCTTTCTGATGACCATTGCAACGGTTGGAGCATTTTTTATTCGTGAGTATTCCGAAGGAGTTGCAGTAATGCTCTTTTATGCAGTTGGTGAATTGTTCCAAACTGCGGCTGTGAATCGAGCGAAAAGAAGCATTAAGGCGTTATTGGATATTCGTCCTGATACTGTTAACGTAATGCGAAATGGACAATTACAAACTGTTTCGCCGTCAGAGGTTCAAATTGATGAAATCATTCAGGTGAAATCGGGTGAGAAAGTCGCATTAGATGGAGCGTTGATTTCTGATTCTGCTTCGTTCAATACTGCTGCATTAACGGGTGAAAGTAAGCCTGACAACAAAGGAAAAGGTGAAGCCGTTTTGGCTGGGATGATTAACCTCAATTCAGTTTCGGATATAAAAGTTACCTCCTTGTTTAAGGATAGTAAACTTTCCAAAATATTGGAGATGGTTCAGGATGCTACCTCCCGTAAATCCCAAACGCAATTATTCATTTCAAAATTCGCGCGGATTTATACACCAATCGTTGTGTTTCTTGCCGTTGGAATTTGTTTGCTCCCGTATTTGTTCGTTTCAGACTACCAGTTTAACGAATGGCTGTACAGATCACTTGTTTTCCTGGTGATTTCTTGCCCGTGTGCCTTAGTTATTTCTATTCCGCTCGGTTATTTCGGTGGTATCGGTTTGGCTTCCCGTAATGGAATCTTATTCAAAGGCTCTAACTATTTGGACGTAATGACCAAAATAGACACCGTGGTGATGGATAAAACAGGTACATTGACCAAAGGCGTTTTCAAAGTTCAGGAAGTTGTTTCAGAAGGAATTGAACAAGAAGAATTGGTAAGGATTACGGCTTCCATTGAAAGTAAATCAACCCATCCTATCGCATCCGCAATTGTTGAATATGCAGGAAATTCTATAAAAACAACAAAAGTTGAACAGGTAGAGGAAATTTCAGGGCATGGTTTAAAAGGAAAGATCGACGGAAAAGAAGTGTTAGCTGGAAATCTGAAACTGTTGCAAAAATTTAATGTAGCATACAATTCTGAAATCGAAACCATCGTTGAAACTATCGTAGTGGTCGCTATTGATGGAAAATATGCGGGTCGTATTACCATCGCTGACGAGATCAAAGAAGACGCCGAGCAAGCAATCAAGGATTTGAAGAGTCTTCAAATCAAAACAGTGATGCTTTCAGGAGATAAACAAAGCATTGTAGACAAAGTAGCAAAAGCACTTTCAGTAGATGAATATTTTGGCGATCTATTACCTGAAAACAAAGTTGAAAAAGTGCAGACGTTGAAGGATCAAAATAGAATCATTGCCTTTGTTGGTGATGGTGTGAATGATGCTCCAGTTGTTGCGTTAGCAGATGCAGGAATCGCCATGGGTGGTTTGGGAAGCGATGCAACTATTGAAACTGCGGATATTGTGATCCAAAATGACGAACCATCCAAAATTGTTACGGCAATAAAAATTGGACGAATCACCAAGAAAATTGTTTGGCAGAACATTATCCTTGCAATGTCTGTTAAAGTAATTGTTTTAGCACTTGGGGCAGGAGGAATCGCAACCCTTTGGGAAGCTGTTTTTGCTGATGTGGGAGTTGCTTTATT